One part of the Drosophila teissieri strain GT53w chromosome 3R, Prin_Dtei_1.1, whole genome shotgun sequence genome encodes these proteins:
- the LOC122619991 gene encoding probable G-protein coupled receptor Mth-like 5 isoform X2 has product MLVKTLGAHFAAGQNAKKCSCSALLIPLLCILLLSLSPLPASSHVTSAGSSQGLSSDPHLVLVNKCCEKFEIHVDHECQQVNETDYFQPMFTSYGGEQNRPVNFKFVIGIPNCGSMQMWPIYHYAGSSDKLVLLDDGRLRHYTNAENEGDERRGIQSDYEEDIGVSLEPLYHDYDKGLYCIDKTTSSTGEENVLFAKICLARKEIKWSDSNFLLRKILNPIFHGISLIILLVIAIIYFILPTLRDLVGNIVTTIAVCLMVSQAADLVRIFTEFTSHVSFIVADIILCFSLLAAFFWLNSFGFYIWKTFRSRNVFLRVTDGRKYCYYSAYAWGCTATMAALAVFAHFFLDADSYKQEHMVGEQETIGWLGICIFFAPIACTILVNIFFYVTTRKLINRRTVYGRIAHKLKANFIMFSLMLLVMSIAWLFLIMSWLQMEGLLYAHIVVNALQTPLLLYICVLRQRHVTFLLKKTCCYNEPPSANDWGDELHYMNGNDY; this is encoded by the exons ATGCTCGTAAAAACGCTTGGCGCGCATTTTGCAGCcgggcaaaatgcaaaaaaatgcAGCTGCTCCGCTCTGCTGATTCCCCTGCTCTGCATATTACTCCTAAGTCTAAGCCCTCTACCAGCAAGCAGTCATGTCACTAGCGCTGGATCTTCACAGGGGCTATCTTCCGATCCCCACCTAGTGCTGGTCAACAAATGCTGCGAGAAGTTCGAGATACACGTGGACCATGAGTGCCAGCAGGTCAACGAAACGG ACTACTTCCAGCCGATGTTCACCAGCTATGGAGGAGAGCAAAACAGGCCCGTCAACTTCAAATTCGTCATCGGTATTCCAAATTGTGGATCCATGCAGATGTGGCCCATATACCACTATGCTGGC AGCTCTGATAAACTAGTGTTACTGGATGATGGGAGGCTAAGGCATTACACCAATGCAGAAAACGAGGGAGACGAGCGTCGTGGAATACAGTCGGATTATGAGGAGGATATTGGCGTCAGTCTGGAGCCGCTATACCATGACTACGATAAGGGATTGTATTGCATTGACAAG ACCACTTCCAGTACTGGGGAGGAAAATGTGCTCTTCGCCAAGATTTGCTTGGCCCGCAAGGAGATCAAGTGGAGTGATTCCAACTTCCTGCTTCGCAAAATCTTAAACCCAATATTCCATGGCATCTCGCTTATTATTCTGCTGGTCATCGCCATCATCTATTTTATACTCCCTACTCTCAG AGATCTGGTTGGCAACATAGTAACAACGATAGCCGTGTGCCTTATGGTAAGCCAGGCAGCGGACCTGGTGAGAATATTCACCGAGTTTACCAGCCATGTGAGCTTCATTGTGGCAGACATTATTCTGTGCTTCAGCCTGTTAGCAGCCTTCTTTTGGCTGAACAGTTTCGGTTTTTACATTTGGAAGACCTTTCGTTCGAGGAACGTCTTCCTGCGAGTCACGGACGGCAGGAAGTACTGCTACTATTCCGCGTATGCTTGGGGATGCACAGCTACGATGGCGGCGCTGGCCGTCTTTGCACATTTCTTCCTTGACGCCGACTCCTACAAACAGGAGCACATGGTGGGCGAGCAGGAGACGATCGGCTGGCTTGGCATCTGCATATTCTTTGCGCCAATTGCTTGTACCATTTTGGTCAACATATTCTTCTATGTGACCACCAGGAAGCTAATCAACCGCCGGACGGTATACGGCCGCATTGCGCACAAGTTGAAGGCCAA TTTCATCATGTTCTCGTTGATGTTGTTGGTAATGTCGATAGCCTGGCTATTCCTCATAATGTCCTGGTTGCAAATGGAAGGTCTGCTTTATGCCCACATCGTAGTCAACGCGCTGCAGACACCGCTGTTGCTTTACATCTGCGTGCTGCGCCAGCGACATGTAACGTTTCTGCTAAAGAAGACCTGCTGCTACAATGAGCCGCCCTCGGCAAACGACTGGGGCGATGAGCTGCATTACATGAACGGCAACGATTACTGA
- the LOC122619156 gene encoding sphingomyelin phosphodiesterase 4: protein MSQTMPPENLSSRLLTVLSLPLFERVHELSILFDRCSLRQVQEIFPHIVHSIFGISGNPLGWGLRTTTLENNPLHFQTLQQFFGVCGPWMHVCHRLLLDQYKFELDINLLPAKFVSLLQNGQNPRFYAELINVDTMVHQVSTLSLNAFDFYVIHFVLYALQPLHSINPIAMQIHNVRSKTIYLKLVSEYLNNFLPLVPDARIEPVHFSSGVKAPQPLPAQALQPQRQPRYIKIPSSYRNGGNVSGGGGSPNASVGGGNTSPQSNSPNATANRAYAWRSESVLHFFVDIWLRYDIESEHHLPSSDFVRGVRTLVKQVHFFANGAQHDHSSLCALRKISLSMVKSRIYAFICGLIDRWPLDSSLMVVLELWLSYIQPWRYTIAALNNKTPSISYRPPITSCFDGFIIDNLIMYTHIFMQLLPHFGRLDYTVYRNAFMLYRLATIFSQHDLVDRLQRFERLHGGNAYGFDSPQRQVNMMNKSYSPGSQWNQVVSTSSAKLFSYPMQTQMESFLFLISMARNSVLRDIAKLRNEIAEKQRSEGFLKNFYNKVFGECTQDEVTLREFSRIPEVLRQCIDAFCRTFNVDQANLSMHENLPEEPLLPTATAVQNFSFFDASDSLDTSKLNPHQMSLNASSMHATVDPATLPIQTNEVKALVRMLHFVSDKINQKYGSQIQGFYVRDDYCGKVARQLLYAPMTEQWFDKSSGQVDICENTVPPRVCLRPLGSIPALTTIGCFLILGQLVWGAPILGLFFLAIVLLFYTLLQALFS, encoded by the exons ATGTCGCAGACCATGCCGCCAGAGAACTTAAGC aGCCGCCTGTTGACGGTGCTCAGTTTGCCTCTTTTCGAGCGCGTGCACGAGCTGAGCATCCTGTTCGATCGGTGCTCCCTGCGCCAAGTGCAGGAGATCTTCCCCCACATTGTGCACTCCATCTTCGGGATCAGCGGCAATCCTTTGGGCTGGGGCCTGCGGACCACGACGCTGGAGAACAACCCACTGCACTTCCAAACGCTGCAGCAGTTCTTCGGCGTCTGTGGTCCTTGGATGCACGTTTGCcaccgcctgctcctcgaCCAGTACAAATTCGAGCTGGACATCAACCTGCTGCCG GCCAAATTCGTTAGCCTGTTGCAGAATGGTCAAAATCCCAGGTTCTATGCGGAACTCATCAATGTAGACACGATGGTGCACCAGGTGTCCACGCTCTCGCTCAACGCCTTCGACTTCTACGTGATTCACTTTGTGCTGTACGCCCTGCAGCCGCTGCACTCCATCAATCCCATAGCCATGCAAATCCACAACGTGCGCAGCAAAACAATCTACCTGAAACTGGTGTCCGAGTACCTTAACAACTTCCTGCCGTTGGTGCCCGATGCACGCATAGAACCGGTGCACTTCAGCAGCGGCGTTAAGGCTCCACAGCCATTGCCAGCGCAGGCATTACAACCCCAAAGACAACCGCGCTACATAAAGATCCCCAGCTCCTATCGCAATGGCGGAAACGTGTCGGGCGGAGGTGGCAGTCCCAATGCAAGCGTTGGCGGCGGTAACACATCACCACAGTCCAACAGCCCAAATGCCACCGCGAACAGGGCCTACGCCTGGCGATCTGAGAGCGTACTCCACTTCTTCGTAGACATCTGGCTGCGCTACGACATCGAGTCGGAGCATCATTTGCCCAGCAGCGATTTTGTGCGCGGCGTACGCACGTTGGTCAAGCAGGTCCACTTCTTTGCGAATGGGGCTCAGCACGATCACAGTTCGCTGTGCGCGCTGCGTAAGATATCGTTGAGTATGGTTAAGTCAAGGATCTACGCCTTTATATGTGGATTGATCGATCGTTGGCCTCTGGACAGCTCGttgatggtggtgctggagCTCTGGCTCAGTTACATTCAGCCATGGAGATACACCATTGCGGCGCTGAACAATAAGAC aCCTAGCATTTCCTACAGGCCGCCCATTACGTCCTGCTTCGATGGCTTTATTATCGACAATCTTAttatgtacacacacatatttatGCAGTTACTGCCACACTTTGGGCGGTTGGATTACACCGTATATCGGAACGCATTTATGCTGTACCGCCTGGCCACAATCTTCTCTCAACACGATTTAGTAGATAGACTGCAGCGTTTTGAGCGTCTCCATGGAGGCAATGCTTATGGCTTTGACTCGCCCCAGCGACAAGTCAACATGATGAA CAAATCCTATTCTCCGGGCTCTCAGTGGAATCAAGTCGTTAGCACAAGCTCCGCCAAGCTTTTTAGTTATCCCATGCAAACGCAAATGGAAAGCTTCTTGTTCCTGATCAGTATGGCCCGAAACTCGGTGCTCAGAGACATCGCTAAGCTGCGCAACGAAATTGCGGAGAAACAGCGCTCTGAGGGATTTCTTAAGAACTTTTATAACAAGGTCTTCGGCGAGTGCACCCAGGATGAAGTGACCCTGCGCGAGTTCAGTCGCATTCCGGAGGTTTTGCGTCAATGCATCGACGCCTTCTGTCGAACGTTTAAT GTTGATCAAGCGAATCTATCTATGCATGAAAATCTGCCAGAGGAGCCATTATTGCCTACTGCGACTGCGGTGCAAAATTTCAGCTTTTTCGACGCCAGCGACTCCCTGGACACCTCAAAGCTGAACCCGCACCAAATGTCGCTCAATGCGTCTAGCATGCATGCCACTGTTGATCCTGCAACGCTGCCCATCCAGACCAATGAGGTTAAAGCATTGGTAAGAATGCTGCACTTTGTATCTGACAAGATAAACCAAAAG TATGGTAGTCAAATACAAGGATTCTACGTCCGCGACGATTACTGCGGAAAAGTTGCTCGGCAACTGTTGTACGCTCCGATGACGGAACAGTGGTTTGACAAAAGCTCCGGCCAAGTGGACATATGTGAAAACACGGTTCCTCCGCGAGTTTGCCTACGACCATTGGGCTCTATACCCGCTCTTACAACGATCGGTTGTTTCCTGATCCTGGGACAACTGGTGTGGGGTGCCCCCATCTTGGGACTATTTTTTCTGGCCATTGTGCTCTTATTCTATACCTTGCTGCAGGCATTGTTTTCCTAG
- the LOC122619991 gene encoding probable G-protein coupled receptor Mth-like 5 isoform X1, with protein MLVKTLGAHFAAGQNAKKCSCSALLIPLLCILLLSLSPLPASSHVTSAGSSQGLSSDPHLVLVNKCCEKFEIHVDHECQQVNETDYFQPMFTSYGGEQNRPVNFKFVIGIPNCGSMQMWPIYHYAGSSDKLVLLDDGRLRHYTNAENEGDERRGIQSDYEEDIGVSLEPLYHDYDKGLYCIDKTTSSTGEENVLFAKICLARKEIKWSDSNFLLRKILNPIFHGISLIILLVIAIIYFILPTLSRDLVGNIVTTIAVCLMVSQAADLVRIFTEFTSHVSFIVADIILCFSLLAAFFWLNSFGFYIWKTFRSRNVFLRVTDGRKYCYYSAYAWGCTATMAALAVFAHFFLDADSYKQEHMVGEQETIGWLGICIFFAPIACTILVNIFFYVTTRKLINRRTVYGRIAHKLKANFIMFSLMLLVMSIAWLFLIMSWLQMEGLLYAHIVVNALQTPLLLYICVLRQRHVTFLLKKTCCYNEPPSANDWGDELHYMNGNDY; from the exons ATGCTCGTAAAAACGCTTGGCGCGCATTTTGCAGCcgggcaaaatgcaaaaaaatgcAGCTGCTCCGCTCTGCTGATTCCCCTGCTCTGCATATTACTCCTAAGTCTAAGCCCTCTACCAGCAAGCAGTCATGTCACTAGCGCTGGATCTTCACAGGGGCTATCTTCCGATCCCCACCTAGTGCTGGTCAACAAATGCTGCGAGAAGTTCGAGATACACGTGGACCATGAGTGCCAGCAGGTCAACGAAACGG ACTACTTCCAGCCGATGTTCACCAGCTATGGAGGAGAGCAAAACAGGCCCGTCAACTTCAAATTCGTCATCGGTATTCCAAATTGTGGATCCATGCAGATGTGGCCCATATACCACTATGCTGGC AGCTCTGATAAACTAGTGTTACTGGATGATGGGAGGCTAAGGCATTACACCAATGCAGAAAACGAGGGAGACGAGCGTCGTGGAATACAGTCGGATTATGAGGAGGATATTGGCGTCAGTCTGGAGCCGCTATACCATGACTACGATAAGGGATTGTATTGCATTGACAAG ACCACTTCCAGTACTGGGGAGGAAAATGTGCTCTTCGCCAAGATTTGCTTGGCCCGCAAGGAGATCAAGTGGAGTGATTCCAACTTCCTGCTTCGCAAAATCTTAAACCCAATATTCCATGGCATCTCGCTTATTATTCTGCTGGTCATCGCCATCATCTATTTTATACTCCCTACTCTCAG CAGAGATCTGGTTGGCAACATAGTAACAACGATAGCCGTGTGCCTTATGGTAAGCCAGGCAGCGGACCTGGTGAGAATATTCACCGAGTTTACCAGCCATGTGAGCTTCATTGTGGCAGACATTATTCTGTGCTTCAGCCTGTTAGCAGCCTTCTTTTGGCTGAACAGTTTCGGTTTTTACATTTGGAAGACCTTTCGTTCGAGGAACGTCTTCCTGCGAGTCACGGACGGCAGGAAGTACTGCTACTATTCCGCGTATGCTTGGGGATGCACAGCTACGATGGCGGCGCTGGCCGTCTTTGCACATTTCTTCCTTGACGCCGACTCCTACAAACAGGAGCACATGGTGGGCGAGCAGGAGACGATCGGCTGGCTTGGCATCTGCATATTCTTTGCGCCAATTGCTTGTACCATTTTGGTCAACATATTCTTCTATGTGACCACCAGGAAGCTAATCAACCGCCGGACGGTATACGGCCGCATTGCGCACAAGTTGAAGGCCAA TTTCATCATGTTCTCGTTGATGTTGTTGGTAATGTCGATAGCCTGGCTATTCCTCATAATGTCCTGGTTGCAAATGGAAGGTCTGCTTTATGCCCACATCGTAGTCAACGCGCTGCAGACACCGCTGTTGCTTTACATCTGCGTGCTGCGCCAGCGACATGTAACGTTTCTGCTAAAGAAGACCTGCTGCTACAATGAGCCGCCCTCGGCAAACGACTGGGGCGATGAGCTGCATTACATGAACGGCAACGATTACTGA
- the LOC122619990 gene encoding RNA helicase aquarius, which produces MKRRSQTRAQQAAPPAKTTKEKSGSLTVAQLSSDVIWQLASQYWTPDTKADHQPYSAKIIERIYKEEIGDGGAQSARRINMLEFSQYLEQYLWPHYQRETATHAHLMSIVIMANEKFRERVEVWTVFEKLPDQYPAFFRHVLESCLPSKKAKEASSTLRERTALLMFINHCFNSMEIELCREQAKRLVSLSMWHCLQPRRREQELREVPEWRKYWKRLLKKEKDSKPEVLWERHFMQNLIIDFLHILESIPAEGAVASNVVHYCERFLEFIIDLEALLPTRRFFNTVLDDCHLIVRALLSPLVRREEGKLFGQLLDMLKFYTRFEINDVTGSSLTDHDMTQLHYKKITSLQRAVFAKFPSLRVFALSNVATVDNRESLEQHFGGLDGKGLLQIATFLNLVPEEVVSPLDWHRVDEQFLRELLITRHERRCSQLEALNEMPLYPTEQIIWDENVVPSEYYSGESCLALPKLNLQFLTLHDYLLRNFNLFRLESTYEIRQDIEDAVSRMLPWQAEDGDVVFGGWARMALPIASFAVVEVAKPHLGEKKPSRVRADVGVTLSVRREIKAEWENLRKHDVCFLITVKPTQPYGTKYKHREPFIPQVGLVSVRGCEVEGMLDANGRVIEDGPEPRPQLQGENRCYRVWLDSNQYRLDMDDLQEGADDVYESFNILMRRKPKENNFKAVLETIRHLMNTECVVPPWLHDILLGYGDPGAAHYSNMPNQERSLEFNDTFLDYNHLEASFPNYNLKCEVPEENRQPPFRLIFEDVPIQKESDGEDQEEKPEEELAKSILVQPYKYEARGPYPSDKPKQNSIRFTPTQVEAIRAGMQPGLTLVVGPPGTGKTDVAVQIISNIYHNHPNQRTLIVTHSNQALNQLFEKIMALDIDERHLLRLGHGEEALETEKDYSRYGRVNYVLAKRMDLLSQVQKLQEALGVSGDNAYTCETAGYFYLYNVMARWEKFQSQIGVHQEEADAEKLRAEFEKEFPFGKFFADAPQPLFKGANYEELMDIASSNFRYISDIFNELEEFRAFELLRTGLDRSKYLLVKEAKIIAMTCTHAALKRKELVNLGFRYDNILMEESAQILEIETFIPLLLQNPLDGLNRLKRWIMIGDHHQLPPVIKNMAFQKYSNMEQSLFTRLVRLGVPTVDLDGQGRARASICSLYKWRYKKLEDLQHIFERDEYKQANPGFAHDYQLINVEDFKGVGESEPNPYFYQNLAEAEYIVAVYMYMRLLGYPAAKISILTTYNGQKHLIRDVINARCGNNPLIGWPHKITTVDKYQGQQNDYILISLVRTKAVGHLRDVRRLVVAMSRARLGLYVFGRVSLFKNCLELQQTFKLLTQRPLKLSLVSEDKYPTDRLANADVPSQDIKSVENMSEMAQFVYERYMAKMEELKGTLPSEEELQAMRNQLPQEDGEDAPEVASEEPPEKRAAKEEPLSKKKTTEAFKPTPILNEINVDDTDMAEREHIQQEATDEDKTQESAPAPAPAEES; this is translated from the exons ATGAAGCGAAGAAGTCAAACTAGAGCCCAACAAGCCGCTCCACCAGCTAAAACCACAAAGGAGAAAAGTGGATCGCTTACGGTGGCCCAGCTCAGCTCCGATGTCATTTGGCAG CTGGCATCGCAGTACTGGACACCGGATACGAAAGCAGACCACCAGCCGTACAGTGCCAAGATCATCGAACGCATCTATAAAGAAGAGATCGGCGATGGCGGTGCCCAAAGCGCCCGGAGGATCAACATGCTGGAGTTCAGTCAGTATCTGGAGCAGTATCTGTGGCCGCACTACCAACGGGAGACCGCCACCCATGCCCACCTTATGTCCATCGTAATAATGGCCAACGAGAAGTTCAGGGAGCGCGTCGAAGTTTGGACCGTGTTTGAAAAGCTTCCGGATCAGTATCCAGCCTTTTTCCGCCACGTGCTGGAAAGCTGTTTGCCAAGCAAAAAGGCAAAGGAGGCTAGCAGCACGCTGAGGGAACGGACAGCGCTATTGATGTTCATTAATCACTGCTTCAACAGCATGGAGATAGAGCTGTGCCGAGAACAGGCCAAGCGACTAGTCTCCTTGTCCATGTGGCATTGCCTGCAGCCCC GCCGCCGTGAACAGGAGCTTCGCGAAGTTCCCGAGTGGCGAAAGTACTGGAAACGGCTGCTCAAGAAGGAGAAAGACAGCAAACCAGAGGTCCTCTGGGAGAGACACTTCATGCAGAACCTTATTATTGACTTCCTGCACATACTCGAAAGCATTCCCGCCGAAGGCGCGGTGGCATCTAACGTGGTTCACTACTGTGAGCGGTTCCTTGAGTTTATCATCGACTTGGAGGCTCTTTTGCCGACGCGGCGCTTCTTTAACACAGTGTTAGACGACTGTCATCTGATTGTGCGGGCTCTTCTGTCACCATTGGTTCGTCGCGAGGAGGGAAAACTGTTTGGTCAG CTCCTGGACATGCTCAAGTTCTATACCCGCTTCGAGATCAACGACGTTACTGGAAGTTCGCTCACGGATCACGACATGACCCAGCTGCACTACAAGAAGATCACCTCGCTGCAGCGAGCGGTGTTTGCCAAGTTCCCTAGCCTGCGGGTCTTTGCCTTGTCCAACGTGGCCACAGTGGATAACAGGGAGTCGCTGGAGCAGCACTTCGGTGGGTTGGATGGCAAGGGACTCCTTCAGATTGCCACGTTCTTGAATCTGGTGCCAGAGGAGGTGGTCTCACCCTTGGACTGGCATCGGGTAGACGAGCAGTTTCTGCGTGAGCTGCTGATTACGCGCCATGAGCGACGCTGCTCGCAGTTGGAGGCGCTCAACGAGATGCCCCTGTATCCCACGGAGCAGATCATCTGGGACGAGAACGTAGTGCCCTCTGAATATTACTCCGGTGAGAGCTGCCTGGCGCTACCCAAGCTTAATCTGCAGTTCCTGACTCTCCACGACTATCTACTACGCAACTTTAACCTATTCCGCTTGGAATCCACCTACGAAATCCGGCAAGACATCGAGGATGCTGTCAGCCGCATGTTGCCATGGCAAGCAGAAGATGGCGATGTTGTGTTCGGTGGCTGGGCAAGAATGGCTCTGCCCATTGCCAGCTTTGCCGTGGTCGAAGTGGCCAAACCTCATCTGGGCGAAAAGAAGCCCTCAAGAGTGCGTGCTGATGTGGGCGTAACTCTCTCCGTGCGCCGAGAGATCAAGGCGGAGTGGGAGAATCTTCGAAAGCACGACGTGTGCTTCCTCATAACAGTAAAGCCAACGCAACCATATGGCACCAAGTACAAGCACCGCGAACCTTTTATTCCCCAGGTGGGCTTGGTCAGTGTCCGGGGATGCGAGGTGGAGGGCATGCTCGATGCCAATGGCCGAGTCATAGAAGATGGCCCAGAACCAAGGCCACAGCTCCAGGGTGAGAATCGTTGTTACCGTGTTTGGCTGGACTCAAATCAGTACCGCTTGGATATGGACGACCTTCAGGAG GGCGCCGACGATGTCTACGAAAGTTTTAACATCTTGATGCGCCGCAAGCCCAAGGAGAACAACTTCAAGGCCGTGCTGGAAACCATACGCCACTTAATGAATACAGAATGCGTTGTTCCGCCTTGGCTGCACGACATTCTTCTGGGCTATGGTGATCCTGGAGCTGCGCACTACAGTAACATGCCGAATCAGGAACGCAGTCTGGAGTTTAATGATACCTTCTTGGATTACAATCATCTGGAGGCCAGTTTTCCGAACTACAATTTGAAGTGTGAGGTGCCGGAGGAAAACCGCCAACCTCCCTTTAGGCTAATATTTGAGGATGTGCCTATTCAAAAGGAAAGCGATGGAGAGGATCAGGAAGAGAAACCTGAAGAAGAATTGGCCAAATCTATTTTGGTGCAGCCGTACAAATATGAAGCCAGGGGTCCATATCCCAGCGACAAGCCTAAACA AAATTCTATCCGTTTTACACCCACTCAAGTGGAAGCCATTCGTGCGGGAATGCAACCGGGTCTGACACTGGTGGTCGGTCCGCCTGGTACCGGTAAAACTGACGTGGCCGTCCAAATCATATCGAATATTTATCACAACCACCCCAATCAACGAACCCTTATTGTGACCCACTCCAATCAGGCGCTGAACCAGTTGTTCGAAAAGATCATGGCCTTGGACATCGATGAGCGGCACTTGCTGCGTCTTGGTCACGGCGAGGAAGCGCTGGAGACCGAGAAAGACTACAGTCGATATGGACGTGTTAACTATGTACTGGCCAAGCGTATGGATCTTCTTAGCCAGGTGCAGAAGTTGCAAGAGGCGCTTGGAGTGAGTGGTGATAATGCCTACACTTGTGAGACCGCCGGCTATTTTTACCTGTACAATGTCATGGCGCGATGGGAGAAGTTCCAGAGTCAGATAGGCGTACATCAGGAGGAGGCGGATGCGGAGAAGCTGAGAGCGGAGTTTGAAAAGGAGTTTCCCTTTGGGAAATTCTTTGCAGATGCTCCACAACCATTGTTTAAGGGTGCGAATTATGAGGAGCTTATGGATATAGCCTCCTCTAATTTCCGATACATTTCGGATATATTCAACGAACTAGAGGAATTCCGTGCTTTTGAACTGCTGCGCACGGGACTCGATCGATCGAAATATTTGCTAGTCAAAGAGGCGAAGATCATTGCCATGACTTGTACACATGCTGCACTCAAACGCAAGGAGCTGGTTAATCTCGGTTTTCGGTATGACAATATCCTTATGGAAGAATCGGCACAGATCCTGGAGATCGAAACGTTTATtcctctgctgctgcaaaaTCCGCTGGATGGACTTAATCGTCTAAAGCGTTGGATCATGATCGGCGATCACCATCAGCTGCCGCCCGTGATTAAAAACATGGCTTTCCAAAAGTACTCTAACATGGAACAGAGTCTGTTCACCAGGCTGGTACGTCTCGGAGTGCCTACCGTTGATCTTGACGGACAGGGTCGTGCAAGAGCCAGTATTTGTTCGCTGTACAAGTGGCGCTACAAGAAGCTGGAAGACCTACAGCACATTTTTGAGCGGGATGAATACAAACAGGCTAATCCAGGATTTGCTCACGACTACCAGCTTATTAATGTGGAAGACTTCAAAGGAGTGGGTGAAAGCGAGCCCAATCCCTACTTCTACCAG AATCTTGCTGAGGCGGAGTACATTGTCGCCGTGTACATGTACATGCGTCTGCTGGGCTACCCTGCAGCCAAGATCTCCATTTTGACAACCTACAACGGTCAGAAGCATCTCATCCGCGACGTAATAAACGCCCGCTGTGGTAACAATCCTCTTATTGGCTGGCCGCATAAGATCACCACCGTGGATAAGTACCAGGGTCAGCAGAACGACTATATTCTCATCTCTCTGGTACGGACCAAGGCGGTTGGACATCTGCGAGATGTACGACGTTTAGTGGTGGCTATGAGTCGAGCGCGTCTGGGATTATATGTATTTGGCAGGGTCTCCTTGTTTAAGAACTGTCTGGAGCTTCAGCAGACTTTTAAGCTT CTAACACAGCGACCTTTGAAGTTAAGTCTGGTATCCGAAGACAAGTACCCCACGGATCGTTTGGCTAATGCTGATGTGCCCAGTCAAGATATCAAGTCGGTAGAAAACATGTCCGAAATGGCGCAGTTTGTTTACGAGCGGtacatggccaaaatggagGAGCTAAAGGGCACCCTGCCTTCCGAAGAAGAGTTGCAAGCTATGCGCAACCAGCTGCCACAGGAAGATGGGGAAGATGCTCCAGAAGTAGCTTCCGAGGAGCCACCGGAAAAACGAGCAGCTAAGGAGGAGCCATTgtccaaaaagaaaactacAGAAGCCTTTAAGCCCACCCCTATTCTTAACGAAATAAACGTGGACGACACGGATATGGCTGAAAGGGAACACATTCAACAGGAAGCTACTGATGAAGATAAAACCCAGGAAtccgctccagctccagctccagctgaaGAGTCTTAG